A DNA window from Chryseobacterium sp. MEBOG06 contains the following coding sequences:
- a CDS encoding glycosyltransferase, whose amino-acid sequence MKKISVIFILPDLETGGAERIVTTIANHLSRDRFEPKILLLRKKGGYLNFLKKDIEIIDINTERIRHSLKPILGEIYRRKPDIVFSGFGEVNAYLSLFIKLFPRTKFIARETNVVTQHVTRKEIKFFYNFYNNYQRIIAQSDDMMYDLVDNFNIKKKKIVKINNPVDFDFIEDKIALSLKPECFKYNYKNVVAIGNLSSRKGFDNLLKVFSRLKNENIMLHILGDGKDKELLLQTKELLGLKKVIFHGRQDNPYQYLKYADLFVLSSRYEGFPNVLLEAGACGTYSLANNCPGGINEIIQNNVNGEVADIENYDGFAQQIIKVLQNNYNRDAIKNSIKSRFSKNIILDEYEKVLLDLMK is encoded by the coding sequence ATGAAAAAGATATCAGTAATATTTATCCTGCCGGACTTAGAAACCGGGGGTGCTGAAAGAATTGTTACCACTATAGCGAATCATCTTTCCAGAGATCGGTTTGAGCCAAAGATTTTGCTGTTACGTAAAAAAGGCGGATATCTTAATTTCCTGAAAAAAGATATTGAAATCATAGATATCAATACTGAGAGAATCAGACATTCATTAAAGCCAATTTTAGGAGAGATCTACAGAAGAAAACCTGATATTGTGTTTTCCGGTTTTGGGGAAGTGAATGCTTACTTGTCGCTATTTATCAAACTGTTTCCAAGAACAAAATTTATAGCCAGAGAAACCAATGTGGTTACCCAGCATGTAACCCGTAAAGAGATTAAATTTTTCTATAATTTTTACAATAATTATCAGCGAATTATTGCGCAAAGTGATGATATGATGTATGATCTTGTTGATAATTTTAATATTAAAAAGAAAAAAATTGTTAAGATCAATAACCCTGTAGATTTTGATTTTATTGAGGATAAAATAGCATTGTCTTTAAAACCCGAATGTTTCAAATACAATTATAAGAACGTGGTTGCAATCGGCAATTTATCTTCCAGAAAAGGTTTTGATAATCTGTTGAAGGTTTTTTCAAGACTGAAAAATGAAAACATCATGCTTCATATTCTGGGTGACGGAAAAGATAAAGAGCTTCTCCTGCAGACAAAAGAACTTTTAGGATTGAAAAAAGTTATTTTCCATGGCAGACAGGATAATCCCTATCAGTATCTGAAGTATGCTGATTTATTTGTCCTTTCTTCAAGATATGAAGGTTTTCCCAACGTTCTTCTGGAAGCAGGAGCCTGTGGAACCTATTCACTAGCCAATAACTGCCCGGGAGGGATTAATGAGATTATCCAGAACAATGTAAATGGTGAAGTTGCAGATATTGAAAATTATGACGGTTTTGCCCAGCAGATTATAAAAGTACTTCAAAATAACTATAACAGAGACGCTATAAAAAATTCAATTAAATCCAGGTTTTCAAAGAATATTATATTAGATGAATATGAGAAAGTTTTGCTGGATCTCATGAAGTAA
- the recQ gene encoding DNA helicase RecQ: MSAKKANLSGELKKYFGFSTFKGQQEQIIDNLLNGKDIFVLMPTGGGKSLCYQLPALISEGTAIVVSPLIALMKNQVDAVNGLSSDDGVAHVLNSSLNKTQTKQVFDDIKSGKTKLLYVAPESLIKDDYLEFLKDVKISFFAIDEAHCISEWGHDFRPEYRNLKQIIDKIANVPVIALTATATPKVQDDIQKTLGMTNALVFKESFNRPNLYYEVCPKINVDREIVKFINQHKGKSGIVYCLSRRKVEEFAQLLQVNGINALPYHAGLDQKVRVANQDKFLMEEVDVIVATIAFGMGIDKPDVRFVIHYDFPKSLESYYQETGRAGRDGGEGHCLAFYDPKDIEKLEKFLAQKPVSEREIGLQLLNEVVGYAETSMSRRQYILCYFGENFDPVKGAGANMCDNSSNPPKLKDATLDLKKSLELINDTGEKFKSKDLISVIVGKENAVTKSYKLEQSSYFGFGKEEKDNYWKTILRQATVQSYLQKDIETYGVLKITEKGRNFLNGKSKENFLIAEDREFDLTQAKAESDQVQQQANGSLDQNLFNLLKELRKKVAKKHGIPPYTVFMDPSLEDMTVQYPTSVDEINKIYGVGEGKAKKYGKEFADYIKTYVEDNNIERTQDMVLKQVANKSSHKVFIIQSTDKKIDLEDIARAKNLSMDELLKEMERIVYQGTKLNIDYYIEDNFDEDIVDGFMEFMNESESDSMKVLLDEFGDELSDEEVRMLRIKFISDVAN, encoded by the coding sequence ATGAGCGCAAAAAAAGCCAATTTATCAGGCGAATTGAAAAAGTATTTTGGGTTTTCTACATTTAAGGGCCAGCAGGAACAAATTATAGATAACCTATTGAATGGGAAGGATATTTTTGTTTTGATGCCTACGGGAGGTGGAAAATCATTATGTTATCAACTTCCGGCACTTATTTCGGAAGGTACGGCAATAGTCGTTTCACCCCTAATAGCGTTGATGAAGAATCAGGTAGATGCAGTGAATGGCCTTTCATCGGATGATGGGGTAGCACATGTATTGAATTCATCATTGAATAAGACGCAGACCAAACAGGTTTTTGACGACATAAAAAGCGGCAAAACCAAGCTCCTGTATGTAGCTCCTGAATCATTAATTAAAGATGATTATCTGGAGTTTTTGAAAGATGTGAAGATTTCATTCTTTGCTATTGATGAAGCACACTGTATTTCGGAGTGGGGACATGATTTCAGGCCAGAGTACAGAAATCTGAAACAGATTATAGATAAAATCGCCAACGTACCGGTGATTGCTTTAACAGCAACGGCAACCCCTAAAGTTCAGGATGATATCCAGAAAACTTTAGGAATGACGAATGCGTTGGTGTTTAAAGAGAGCTTTAACCGGCCAAATCTATATTATGAGGTATGTCCTAAAATCAATGTAGACAGGGAGATCGTTAAATTTATCAATCAGCATAAAGGGAAATCAGGGATCGTGTATTGCCTGAGCCGAAGAAAAGTTGAAGAATTTGCCCAGCTTCTGCAGGTGAATGGAATCAACGCACTTCCTTACCATGCCGGTCTTGATCAGAAAGTGAGAGTAGCCAATCAGGATAAATTTCTGATGGAAGAAGTAGATGTTATTGTAGCTACCATTGCTTTCGGAATGGGAATTGACAAGCCGGACGTACGATTTGTGATTCATTATGATTTTCCTAAATCATTGGAAAGCTACTACCAGGAAACGGGAAGAGCAGGAAGAGATGGTGGAGAAGGACACTGCCTGGCATTCTATGATCCGAAAGATATTGAAAAATTAGAAAAATTCCTGGCACAAAAACCTGTTTCTGAAAGAGAAATAGGATTGCAGCTGCTGAATGAAGTAGTAGGCTATGCTGAAACTTCTATGAGCAGAAGACAGTATATTCTGTGTTACTTTGGTGAGAACTTTGATCCGGTGAAAGGAGCTGGTGCGAATATGTGTGACAATTCATCCAATCCCCCAAAATTAAAAGATGCTACTTTAGATTTAAAGAAATCTCTGGAACTGATTAATGACACCGGAGAAAAATTTAAGTCCAAAGACCTTATTTCTGTTATTGTAGGAAAGGAAAATGCAGTGACAAAATCTTATAAACTTGAGCAAAGCTCTTATTTTGGCTTTGGAAAAGAAGAAAAAGATAATTATTGGAAAACGATTCTGAGACAGGCAACGGTTCAGAGTTATTTACAGAAAGATATTGAAACCTATGGTGTTCTAAAGATTACCGAAAAAGGAAGAAATTTTCTGAATGGTAAATCCAAAGAGAATTTCTTAATAGCTGAAGACAGAGAATTTGATCTTACACAAGCCAAAGCAGAGAGTGACCAGGTACAGCAGCAGGCTAATGGAAGTCTTGATCAGAACCTTTTTAATCTACTCAAAGAGCTAAGGAAAAAAGTTGCCAAAAAACATGGAATTCCTCCTTATACTGTGTTTATGGATCCAAGTTTGGAAGATATGACAGTTCAGTACCCAACAAGTGTAGATGAAATCAATAAAATCTATGGAGTAGGGGAAGGAAAAGCTAAAAAATACGGGAAGGAATTTGCCGATTATATCAAAACATATGTTGAGGATAATAATATAGAACGTACCCAGGATATGGTACTGAAACAGGTGGCCAATAAATCAAGCCACAAGGTCTTCATTATCCAGAGTACAGATAAAAAAATCGATCTTGAAGACATTGCAAGAGCTAAAAATCTTTCTATGGATGAGCTTCTGAAAGAAATGGAGCGTATTGTATACCAGGGAACGAAGTTGAATATCGATTATTATATTGAAGATAATTTTGATGAAGATATTGTGGATGGCTTCATGGAATTCATGAATGAATCCGAAAGTGATAGTATGAAAGTACTACTTGATGAGTTCGGAGATGAACTTTCTGATGAAGAAGTGAGAATGCTGAGAATTAAATTTATCAGTGATGTAGCTAACTAA
- a CDS encoding SIS domain-containing protein has translation MDRTNIVSIAKSTLEIEISELEKLKNRIDDQFAQAVEIIHSAKGKLIVVGIGKSAHVGNKIVATLNSTGTPSQFLHASEAIHGDLGVIQKQDVVLCISNSGNSPEIANLVPYLRDYSSALIGMTGNKNSKLAEFSEFVLDTHVDVEACPNKLAPTSSTTIQMALGDALAVALMELNDFKANDFARYHPGGSLGKNLTSKVEQFLSSQKPQVTEDASIRDVIISISASSHGITVVTREDQIIGVITDGDLRRMLMKEEDISKVFAKDIMSAYPRTVEKGALAKEAMKILKENNIGQLVVTENGKYFGIIDLHKLLDEGIN, from the coding sequence ATGGATAGAACTAACATTGTATCAATTGCTAAAAGCACTTTAGAGATAGAAATTTCTGAACTTGAAAAATTAAAAAACAGAATTGATGACCAGTTTGCCCAGGCAGTAGAGATTATTCATTCAGCAAAAGGGAAGCTGATTGTAGTAGGAATAGGAAAATCTGCCCATGTCGGCAATAAGATTGTTGCAACTCTTAACTCTACGGGAACACCTTCTCAATTTTTACACGCTTCGGAGGCTATTCATGGAGATCTGGGAGTGATCCAGAAACAGGATGTTGTTTTGTGCATCTCCAATTCCGGAAACTCTCCTGAAATAGCGAATCTTGTTCCTTACTTAAGGGATTATTCTTCGGCATTAATCGGAATGACGGGAAATAAGAACAGTAAATTAGCTGAATTTTCAGAGTTTGTCTTAGATACCCATGTGGATGTTGAAGCTTGTCCTAATAAACTTGCACCAACAAGTTCCACAACAATTCAGATGGCCCTGGGTGATGCTCTTGCAGTTGCTTTGATGGAACTCAATGATTTTAAAGCTAATGATTTTGCCAGATACCACCCCGGAGGGAGCTTAGGAAAAAACCTCACCTCTAAAGTGGAACAATTCCTTTCTTCACAGAAGCCTCAGGTAACAGAAGATGCTTCAATAAGAGATGTTATCATCTCCATCAGTGCATCAAGCCACGGAATCACAGTAGTTACCCGTGAGGATCAGATCATTGGAGTCATCACAGACGGCGATCTGAGAAGGATGCTGATGAAGGAAGAAGATATCAGTAAAGTATTTGCAAAAGATATTATGTCTGCCTACCCAAGAACCGTAGAAAAAGGTGCACTAGCTAAAGAAGCGATGAAAATTCTAAAAGAAAACAATATCGGGCAGCTGGTAGTGACAGAAAACGGAAAGTATTTCGGAATTATAGATCTGCATAAACTTTTAGACGAAGGAATTAATTAG
- the tatC gene encoding twin-arginine translocase subunit TatC, with amino-acid sequence MSEGKDMSFLGHIGELRGHLIRSIIAIVVAAFVVGFNINWIMDHIFFGPTRNDFPTFRVVNHFSRMILGEDSIHLPKEFPVRVQRLYQQFNVMMAVSVFGGMVAAFPYIVWELWRFIGPALHPRERKNSIYIINSVWILFMTGVLCGYFLILPFAVNFGVIFKISDIIVPLYDLSDYTTLFLQVVLGMGIIFLFPILIYFLTSIGILTPAFMKTYRRHAIVLIMIVAAIITPADVLSMIMAALPLLVLYEFSIMMCTFTYKKVQKNNGTLPAVKE; translated from the coding sequence GTGAGTGAAGGTAAAGACATGTCCTTTCTAGGGCATATTGGAGAATTAAGAGGGCACCTGATCCGCTCAATTATTGCTATAGTAGTTGCTGCATTTGTGGTTGGTTTCAATATCAACTGGATTATGGACCATATCTTTTTTGGCCCAACGAGGAATGATTTCCCTACTTTCAGAGTTGTGAATCACTTTTCGAGAATGATTCTGGGAGAAGACAGTATTCATCTTCCAAAAGAGTTCCCAGTACGTGTACAAAGACTATATCAGCAATTCAATGTGATGATGGCGGTTTCTGTTTTTGGCGGAATGGTAGCGGCATTTCCATATATTGTATGGGAGTTGTGGCGTTTTATTGGTCCTGCTTTGCATCCAAGAGAGAGAAAGAACTCCATCTATATTATTAATTCGGTATGGATCCTTTTCATGACCGGAGTCCTATGTGGTTATTTCTTAATCCTTCCATTTGCTGTTAACTTTGGAGTGATCTTCAAAATTTCGGATATTATAGTTCCACTATATGACTTAAGTGATTACACTACTTTATTCCTGCAGGTAGTTTTAGGTATGGGGATTATTTTCCTTTTTCCTATTCTTATCTATTTCCTTACAAGCATAGGAATTCTTACTCCTGCATTTATGAAGACCTATCGCCGTCATGCAATTGTTTTGATCATGATTGTTGCTGCGATTATTACTCCGGCAGATGTTTTAAGCATGATAATGGCCGCACTTCCACTGCTTGTGTTGTATGAGTTCAGTATTATGATGTGTACATTCACCTATAAAAAAGTACAGAAAAATAACGGAACCCTTCCTGCTGTAAAGGAATAA
- a CDS encoding reprolysin-like metallopeptidase — MNRVNGVFEKDFAIHMIVQDFPQLIFTDPATDPYTTVVTNAPAAWNLEVQQTLTNTPGVGSGAYDIGHFFGHKGGGGSAGDVGNVCRNPVDNDDDTSKGAGITSPSTANQPFGDNFDIDFVAHEIGHQFGAAHTMSLALHGAHMEPGSGSTIMGYAGITNANVQMHSDAYFHTKNIEEVAKYTNSQDCGNITQVSNTPPVIQPMASKMIPKGTAFVLTASATDAQNDPMTYTWEQYDLAASTFGPVNAARNNGANFRSLTPTTSPTRYLPKLSTVLNGTLSNATDFETVSNVPRTMNFKVTVRDNNQDISQQQTQSSLMKVDVGNEGPFKVTSTTIYNNTPAAITWDVVNTNNAPYNVQNVKIDYTTDNGTTWTVITPSTPNDGAEPYSFTSLAANSTVKLRISAVDNIFYAIGNATVSASAGACTTAAATGITVTGITKSSATVKWTALQGATYSLMYRKIGTTTWTTVPVSTNAYNITGLMDASQYEVQVANVCGGTLGSYSTSTNFSTLSFAKCNITGTSAADEYISNVTVTPVGMNPVSNSSSNTPYTDYTADPSKLITLSQGSSGNVISITKAWTSPDQYNDGVTAWIDFNRDGVFSSSEMIYTSVPSIITPVSGTFSVPADAYTGGNVIMRVALGYDVQPSSGCSSLQYGEVEDYPVIIQQLLATTDVIKDKASIQIFPNPVSDILNVTQVSSKALYTITNMAGQKVMSGQLTDNKISVSRLSTGAYIISIEDKGTTSNLKFIKK; from the coding sequence ATGAACCGTGTAAACGGAGTATTTGAAAAGGATTTTGCTATTCACATGATTGTTCAGGATTTCCCTCAGCTGATCTTTACTGATCCGGCTACTGATCCCTATACAACGGTTGTTACCAATGCTCCTGCAGCTTGGAATCTGGAAGTTCAGCAAACCCTTACCAACACTCCGGGTGTAGGCAGTGGAGCTTATGATATCGGACATTTCTTCGGCCACAAAGGAGGTGGAGGAAGTGCCGGTGATGTAGGAAACGTCTGCAGAAATCCTGTTGACAATGATGATGACACTTCAAAAGGAGCTGGAATTACATCACCGAGTACAGCCAATCAGCCCTTCGGTGATAACTTTGATATAGATTTTGTGGCTCATGAAATTGGCCATCAGTTTGGGGCTGCCCATACGATGTCTCTTGCGCTACACGGTGCTCACATGGAACCTGGTTCAGGATCTACAATCATGGGGTATGCAGGGATTACCAATGCGAATGTTCAGATGCACTCAGATGCTTATTTTCATACCAAAAACATAGAAGAAGTAGCAAAATATACCAACTCTCAGGACTGTGGTAACATTACACAGGTTTCCAATACACCTCCTGTAATACAGCCGATGGCCAGCAAAATGATTCCAAAAGGAACTGCTTTTGTATTGACTGCTTCTGCAACGGATGCTCAAAACGACCCAATGACCTATACCTGGGAACAGTATGATCTTGCAGCTTCTACTTTCGGACCTGTAAATGCAGCCCGAAATAATGGAGCGAACTTCAGATCTCTGACCCCAACAACCTCTCCTACACGTTATCTTCCTAAGTTGTCCACCGTTCTTAATGGTACTCTTTCAAATGCCACAGATTTTGAAACCGTTTCCAACGTACCTAGGACGATGAATTTCAAGGTAACAGTAAGGGATAACAACCAGGATATCAGCCAGCAGCAAACTCAAAGCAGTTTGATGAAGGTAGATGTTGGAAATGAAGGACCATTCAAAGTGACTTCAACTACAATATATAATAATACTCCTGCGGCAATTACCTGGGATGTAGTGAATACCAATAATGCTCCCTATAATGTGCAAAATGTAAAAATAGACTACACCACAGATAATGGTACTACATGGACCGTGATTACTCCGTCCACTCCAAATGACGGAGCAGAACCTTACTCATTTACTTCCTTGGCGGCCAACTCTACAGTAAAACTAAGAATAAGTGCTGTGGATAATATATTTTATGCAATAGGTAATGCTACTGTTTCTGCATCTGCAGGTGCGTGTACTACAGCAGCGGCAACAGGAATTACGGTGACAGGGATTACAAAATCTTCTGCAACTGTGAAATGGACCGCCCTGCAGGGAGCCACTTATTCTTTAATGTATAGAAAAATAGGAACAACAACATGGACTACAGTTCCTGTATCTACCAATGCCTACAATATCACCGGACTTATGGATGCCTCTCAATATGAGGTACAGGTAGCCAATGTATGCGGAGGAACACTAGGAAGTTATTCCACGTCAACCAATTTCTCAACCCTTTCATTCGCAAAATGTAATATTACAGGAACAAGCGCAGCTGATGAGTATATCTCTAATGTTACTGTAACGCCTGTAGGAATGAACCCGGTTTCAAATAGCAGCAGCAATACTCCTTATACTGATTATACCGCAGATCCTTCGAAATTGATTACCCTTTCACAGGGATCTTCAGGAAATGTAATCAGTATTACCAAAGCATGGACCAGCCCTGATCAATACAATGACGGAGTTACGGCATGGATTGATTTCAATAGAGACGGAGTATTTTCTTCCTCCGAAATGATCTATACCAGCGTACCTAGTATAATTACTCCTGTTTCAGGAACCTTCTCTGTTCCTGCAGACGCTTATACCGGAGGAAATGTTATCATGAGAGTTGCATTAGGCTATGATGTTCAGCCAAGCAGCGGATGCAGCAGTCTGCAGTACGGTGAGGTTGAAGACTATCCGGTTATTATTCAGCAGCTGCTTGCTACCACTGACGTGATCAAAGATAAAGCTTCAATTCAGATCTTCCCTAACCCGGTAAGTGATATATTAAATGTAACACAGGTTTCATCTAAAGCTTTATATACCATCACCAATATGGCAGGACAGAAAGTAATGAGCGGTCAGCTTACAGATAATAAAATATCTGTATCAAGACTAAGCACAGGAGCTTATATTATTTCAATTGAGGATAAAGGAACAACTTCAAATCTGAAATTCATCAAAAAATAG
- a CDS encoding M1 family metallopeptidase: protein MKKLSYTLLFASGLVFGQFFEKDKVFTKQDTLKGSNTSFRDFWDVKKYDLSVEPDFEKKSIKGSNKISFEIIKDITSPTFQIDLQQPMKADNVSGNFPIANYKQDGDFIFITTQKKFKKGEKYSIDVTYSGNPTIAKNAPWDGGWVFTKDEKGNPWMSVADEGIGASIWLPTKDIWSDEPDNGIVMKIITPNDLVGVGNGRLIDKKTEGSKTTYTWQVKNPINAYSIIPNIGKYVNFKDTFDGEKGKLDLDYWVLDYNLDKAKKQFQQVKPMLSAFEYWFGPYPFYEDSYKLVDSPYLGMEHQSNVAYGNDYQNGYRGRDLSGTGVGMKWDYIIIHESGHEWFANNITAKDQADMWIHESFTMYSEVLFTEKYLDKKSADIYMIGLRNIINNDVPIIGKYGVRNEGSGDMYPKGANMIHTIRQVINNDEKFRQILRGLGKDFYHQTVTTQQIENYISSKSGIDFSSIFDQYLRTTMIPTLEYSQNGETLKFRYTEVVKNLKLPIIINGDQTITPTDQWQTVTLKKNSPVEFNPNYYINYKSVQ from the coding sequence ATGAAAAAATTATCATATACACTCTTATTTGCATCAGGGCTGGTCTTTGGTCAGTTCTTTGAAAAAGATAAGGTTTTCACCAAACAGGATACGTTAAAGGGTTCCAATACTTCATTCCGGGATTTCTGGGATGTAAAGAAATATGATCTTTCTGTAGAACCTGATTTTGAAAAGAAAAGCATCAAAGGAAGCAATAAAATAAGCTTTGAAATCATAAAAGATATTACCAGCCCTACATTCCAGATTGATTTACAACAGCCTATGAAAGCTGATAACGTATCCGGTAACTTTCCTATTGCCAATTATAAGCAGGACGGTGATTTTATTTTTATTACCACTCAGAAGAAATTTAAAAAAGGAGAAAAATATAGTATTGATGTTACTTATTCCGGAAACCCTACAATTGCTAAAAATGCTCCATGGGATGGTGGATGGGTTTTCACTAAAGATGAAAAAGGGAATCCATGGATGAGTGTTGCAGATGAAGGAATCGGGGCATCTATCTGGCTTCCTACCAAAGACATATGGAGTGACGAACCTGATAATGGGATCGTTATGAAAATTATTACTCCCAATGATCTTGTAGGCGTAGGAAACGGAAGATTGATTGATAAAAAAACTGAAGGCAGCAAAACAACGTATACCTGGCAGGTGAAGAATCCAATCAATGCGTACTCCATCATTCCTAATATTGGTAAGTATGTGAATTTTAAAGATACTTTCGATGGGGAAAAAGGAAAGCTCGACTTAGATTACTGGGTACTGGATTATAATCTTGATAAGGCTAAAAAACAGTTTCAACAGGTAAAACCTATGCTTTCGGCTTTTGAATATTGGTTCGGACCTTATCCATTTTATGAAGATTCCTACAAACTGGTAGACTCACCGTATCTAGGAATGGAACATCAAAGTAATGTGGCCTATGGAAATGACTATCAGAACGGCTACCGAGGAAGGGATCTTTCCGGAACCGGTGTGGGAATGAAGTGGGATTATATCATCATCCATGAAAGCGGCCACGAATGGTTTGCGAACAATATCACGGCAAAAGATCAGGCAGATATGTGGATTCATGAGAGTTTTACCATGTATTCCGAAGTCCTTTTTACCGAAAAATATCTGGATAAAAAATCGGCAGATATCTATATGATAGGTCTTAGAAATATCATTAACAATGATGTTCCTATCATCGGAAAATATGGGGTAAGGAATGAAGGAAGCGGTGATATGTACCCTAAGGGAGCCAATATGATTCATACGATAAGACAGGTCATCAATAATGATGAAAAATTCAGACAGATTTTAAGAGGGCTGGGTAAAGATTTTTATCATCAGACTGTTACCACCCAGCAGATTGAAAATTATATTTCATCAAAATCAGGAATTGACTTTTCAAGTATTTTTGATCAGTACCTGAGAACTACAATGATTCCTACTCTTGAATATTCTCAAAATGGAGAAACCCTGAAATTCCGCTATACAGAGGTCGTGAAAAATCTAAAATTACCTATAATAATCAATGGTGATCAGACTATTACTCCTACTGATCAGTGGCAGACTGTAACCCTTAAGAAAAACAGTCCGGTTGAGTTTAACCCGAACTATTATATTAATTATAAGAGTGTTCAATAA
- a CDS encoding peptidase M61, with protein MRKIALSLGLFAAFLANAQSIKTTIDLVNVKDDKVAVTMEFPKMKSGDVKFHFPKTVPGTYSEDDYGRFIEGIKFYDNKGKELTYTKVNDNTYSLKNAQNLSKISYLVNDSFDEEMDTSKHKAVFSPSGTDIEQGKVYMVNTHGFIGYIDNMQDVPYQLIIQKPTDFYGTTALVDQDKSDSTDTFTLANYAKVTDSPLMYTKPDFITFNAGGMELVLGVYSPTGKYKAADFKDNLEKMVIAQKKFLGDMNTNKKYAIMLYLAGGDGPKIKGFGALEHHESTSVVLPEGMPKDAIDNTITDVVSHEFFHTVNPLKTHSEEIHYFDYADPKMSQHLWMYEGGTEYFANLFQVQEGLIDKEHFLQRIGEKIANSKNYDDTMPFTVMSKNVLKEPYKDQYRNVYEKGALLAMCLDIELRKLSNGEMGYRDMIRKLSQRFGENKPFKDDKLIDELVTVTGYPQVKDFYNKYIAGNQPTPYAEYLKMVGVDIQKQESRPLFWFIKDPNQTGFDDKNNAFAFDESSALSPFAKSIGFKITDQVLALDGKTVDIKKVQDFIGYTQTIKDGQDVTVTILRDNAGKKEKMTLKGKAILEKMTMETPVFKANPSPEELKLQTQWLTGKK; from the coding sequence ATGAGAAAAATAGCATTAAGTCTGGGCCTATTCGCAGCTTTCTTAGCGAATGCACAGTCCATCAAAACAACTATTGACCTTGTGAATGTAAAAGATGACAAGGTTGCCGTTACTATGGAATTTCCAAAAATGAAATCCGGTGATGTCAAATTTCATTTCCCTAAAACAGTTCCCGGAACCTATTCTGAAGATGATTACGGAAGATTTATAGAAGGAATTAAATTCTATGATAATAAAGGCAAAGAACTTACCTATACAAAAGTAAATGATAATACATATTCTTTAAAAAACGCTCAAAACCTGAGTAAGATATCTTATCTGGTGAACGACAGTTTTGATGAAGAAATGGATACGTCAAAGCATAAAGCTGTTTTTTCTCCGTCAGGAACGGATATTGAGCAGGGAAAAGTTTATATGGTTAATACTCACGGATTTATTGGCTATATAGACAATATGCAGGATGTTCCTTATCAGCTGATTATTCAAAAACCAACTGATTTCTACGGTACAACAGCTTTAGTAGATCAGGATAAATCAGATTCTACAGATACCTTTACATTAGCCAATTATGCTAAAGTAACAGATTCGCCGTTAATGTATACCAAGCCTGATTTCATTACCTTCAATGCAGGAGGAATGGAGCTTGTTCTTGGAGTGTACTCTCCGACCGGAAAATACAAAGCAGCGGATTTTAAAGATAATCTGGAGAAAATGGTTATTGCCCAGAAGAAATTTCTGGGAGATATGAATACCAACAAAAAGTATGCGATCATGCTTTATCTTGCCGGAGGAGACGGGCCGAAAATCAAAGGATTTGGAGCGCTGGAACACCATGAGTCTACCAGCGTTGTTCTTCCTGAAGGAATGCCGAAAGATGCTATTGACAATACGATTACAGATGTGGTTTCTCACGAGTTTTTCCATACTGTCAACCCATTAAAAACCCATTCTGAAGAGATTCATTATTTCGATTATGCAGATCCTAAAATGTCTCAGCATCTATGGATGTATGAAGGCGGAACAGAATATTTTGCCAATTTATTCCAGGTTCAGGAGGGTCTTATTGATAAAGAACACTTCCTTCAGAGAATTGGTGAAAAAATAGCAAACTCCAAAAATTATGATGATACCATGCCATTTACGGTAATGAGTAAAAATGTATTGAAAGAGCCTTATAAAGATCAGTACAGAAACGTTTATGAAAAAGGAGCTCTGTTGGCAATGTGCCTTGATATTGAGCTGAGAAAGCTTTCCAATGGAGAAATGGGCTATCGTGATATGATCAGAAAGCTGTCTCAGAGATTTGGAGAAAACAAACCTTTTAAAGATGATAAGCTGATTGACGAGCTGGTAACCGTAACAGGATATCCGCAGGTAAAAGATTTCTATAATAAATATATTGCAGGAAACCAGCCAACTCCCTACGCAGAATACCTGAAAATGGTAGGTGTAGATATACAAAAGCAGGAAAGCCGGCCTCTTTTCTGGTTTATTAAGGATCCTAACCAAACCGGTTTTGATGATAAAAACAATGCATTTGCTTTCGATGAAAGTTCCGCCCTTTCACCTTTCGCAAAAAGTATAGGATTTAAAATCACCGACCAGGTACTTGCTTTAGATGGAAAAACTGTAGATATCAAAAAAGTACAGGATTTCATTGGCTATACCCAAACCATCAAAGACGGGCAGGATGTCACGGTAACTATCCTGAGGGATAATGCCGGAAAGAAAGAGAAAATGACTTTAAAAGGAAAAGCTATTCTTGAGAAAATGACCATGGAAACACCCGTATTCAAGGCCAATCCAAGTCCGGAAGAGCTGAAACTTCAAACCCAGTGGCTTACTGGTAAAAAATAG